One Diceros bicornis minor isolate mBicDic1 chromosome 41, mDicBic1.mat.cur, whole genome shotgun sequence genomic region harbors:
- the DDX56 gene encoding probable ATP-dependent RNA helicase DDX56 isoform X1, producing MADPEALGFEHMGLDPRLLQAVTDLGWSRPTLIQEKAIPLALEGKDLLARARTGSGKTAAYAIPMLQLLLHRKATGPAVEQAVRGLVLVPTKELARQAQSMIQQLATYCARDIRVANVSAAEDSASQRALLMEKPDVVVGTPSRILNHLQQDSLKLRDSLELLVVDEADLLFSFGFEEELKSLLCHLPRIYQAFLMSATFNEDVQALKELVLHNPVTLKLQESQLPGPDQLQQFQVVCETEEDKFLLLYALLKLSLIRGKSLLFVNTLERSYRLRLFLEQFSIPTCVLNGELPLRSRCHIISQFNQGFYDCVIATDAEVLGAPVNGKRRGKGPKRDRASDPEAGVARGIDFHHVCAVLNFDLPPTPEAYIHRAGRTARANNPGIVLTFVLPPEQSHLGKIEELLSGENAAPVLLPYQFHMEEIEGFRYRCRDAMRSVTKQAIREARLKEIKEELLHSEKLKTYFEDNPRDLQLLRHDLPLHPAVVKPHLGHVPDYLVPPALRGFVHPHKKRKKPSSSKKAKKAKAQNPLRSFKHRREKRRSTVMPT from the exons ATGGCGGACCCAGAAGCGTTGGGCTTCGAACACATGGGCCTCGACCCCCGGCTCCTGCAG GCCGTCACCGACCTGGGCTGGTCGCGTCCCACGCTGATCCAGGAAAAGGCTATCCCGCTGGCCTTGGAGGGGAAGGACCTGCTAGCGCGGGCCCGCACGGGCTCGGGGAAGACGGCTGCCTATGCCATTCCGATGCTGCAGCTGCTGCTCCACAGGAAGGCG ACAGGCCCTGCGGTAGAGCAGGCAGTGAGAGGCCTTGTCCTTGTGCCCACCAAGGAACTTGCCCGGCAGGCCCAGTCCATGATTCAGCAGCTGGCTACCTACTGTGCTCGAGACATCCGGGTGGCCAATGTCTCGGCTGCTGAAGACTCAGCTTCTCAGAG AGCTTTGCTGATGGAGAAGCCGGATGTGGTGGTGGGGACACCATCTCGCATATTAAACCACTTGCAGCAAGACAGCTTGAAACTGCGAGACTCCCTGGAGCTGTTGGTGGTGGATGAGGCTgatcttcttttctcctttggcTTTGAGGAAGAACTCAAGAGTCTTCTCTG TCACTTACCTCGGATTTACCAGGCTTTTCTGATGTCAGCTACTTTTAATGAAGATGTACAAGCACTTAAGGAGTTGGTGCTACATAACCCG GTTACCCTCAAGTTACAGGAGTCCCAGCTGCCAGGGCCAGACCAGCTACAGCAGTTTCAGGTGGTCTGTGAGACTGaggaagataaatttctgttgctgtaTGCCCTGCTCAAGCTGTCGTTGATTcggggcaagtctctgctctttgTCAACACTCTAGAGCGGAGTTACCGGCTGCGCTTGTTCCTGGAGCAGTTCAGCATCCCCACCTGTGTGCTCAATGGAGAACTCCCACTGCGCTCCAG ATGCCACATCATCTCACAGTTCAACCAAGGATTCTACGACTGCGTCATAGCGACCGATGCTGAAGTCCTGGGGGCCCCAGTCAATGGCAAGCGTCGGGGCAAAGGGCCCAAGAGAGACAG AGCTTCTGATCCAGAAGCAGGTGTGGCCCGGGGCATAGACTTCCACCACGTCTGTGCCGTGCTCAACTTTgatctcccccccacccccgaggcctaCATCCATCGAGCTGGCAG GACAGCACGTGCCAACAACCCAGGCATAGTATTGACCTTCGTGCTACCCCCAGAGCAGTCCCACCTAGGCAAGATCGAGGAGCTTCTCAGTGGAG AGAACGCAGCCCCTGTCCTGCTCCCATACCAGTTCCACATGGAGGAGATCGAAGGCTTCCGCTACCGCTGCAGG GACGCCATGCGTTCGGTGACTAAACAGGCCATTCGAGAGGCGAGATTGAAGGAGATCAAGGAGGAGCTTCTGCACTCAGAGAAGCTCAAG ACGTACTTTGAAGACAACCCCAGGGACCTCCAGCTGCTGCGGCATGACCTGCCCTTGCACCCTGCCGTCGTGAAGCCTCACCTGGGCCACGTCCCCGACTACCTGG TTCCTCCTGCTCTTCGTGGCTTTGTCCACCCTCACAAGAAGCGGAAGAAGCCGTCCTCCTCTAAGAAGGCCAAG AAGGCGAAGGCCCAGAACCCACTACGCAGCTTCAAGCACAGAAGAGAGAAACGCAGATCCACAGTGATGCCCACCTGA
- the TMED4 gene encoding transmembrane emp24 domain-containing protein 4 isoform X1 encodes MAGVGGRRRPVMGWSALLLLALCAAGARGLYFHIGETEKRCFIEEIPDETMVIGNYRTQMWDKQKEVFLPSTPGLGMHVEVKDPEGKVVLSRQYGSEGRFTFTSHTPGEHQICLHSNSTRMALFAGGRLRVHLDIQVGEHANNYPEIAAKDKLTELQLRARQLLDQVEQIQKEQDYQRYREERFRLTSESTNQRVLWWSIAQTVILILTGIWQMRHLKSFFEAKKLV; translated from the exons ATGGCAGGTGTAGGGGGCCGTCGACGGCCGGTGATGGGGTGGTCGGCGCTGCTGCTGCTCGCGCTGTGCGCGGCGGGCGCCCGGGGGCTCTACTTTCACATCGGCGAGACCGAGAAGCGCTGCTTCATCGAGGAAATTCCCGACGAGACCATGGTCATCG GGAACTACCGCACCCAGATGTGGGATAAACAGAAGGAGGTTTTCCTGCCCTCGACCCCGGGCCTGGGCATGCACGTGGAGGTGAAGGATCCTGAAGGCAAG GTGGTGCTGTCCCGGCAGTACGGCTCAGAGGGGCGCTTCACCTTCACTTCCCACACTCCTGGTGAACATCAGATCTGCCTGCACTCCAACTCTACCAGGATGGCTCTCTTCGCTGGCGGCAGGCTG CGTGTGCACCTAGACATCCAGGTTGGGGAGCATGCCAACAACTACCCCGAGATTGCTGCCAAGGATAAACTGACGGAGCTGCAGCTCCGAGCCCGCCAGTTACTTGATCAGGTGGAACAGATCCAGAAGGAGCAGGATTACCAAAGG TATCGTGAAGAACGCTTCCGCCTGACCAGTGAGAGCACCAACCAGAGAGTCCTGTGGTGGTCCATTGCTCAGACTGTCATCCTCATTCTCACTGGCATCTGGCAGATGCGTCACCTCAAGAGCTTCTTTGAGGCCAAGAAGCTGGTGTAG
- the TMED4 gene encoding transmembrane emp24 domain-containing protein 4 isoform X2 — MWDKQKEVFLPSTPGLGMHVEVKDPEGKVVLSRQYGSEGRFTFTSHTPGEHQICLHSNSTRMALFAGGRLRVHLDIQVGEHANNYPEIAAKDKLTELQLRARQLLDQVEQIQKEQDYQRYREERFRLTSESTNQRVLWWSIAQTVILILTGIWQMRHLKSFFEAKKLV; from the exons ATGTGGGATAAACAGAAGGAGGTTTTCCTGCCCTCGACCCCGGGCCTGGGCATGCACGTGGAGGTGAAGGATCCTGAAGGCAAG GTGGTGCTGTCCCGGCAGTACGGCTCAGAGGGGCGCTTCACCTTCACTTCCCACACTCCTGGTGAACATCAGATCTGCCTGCACTCCAACTCTACCAGGATGGCTCTCTTCGCTGGCGGCAGGCTG CGTGTGCACCTAGACATCCAGGTTGGGGAGCATGCCAACAACTACCCCGAGATTGCTGCCAAGGATAAACTGACGGAGCTGCAGCTCCGAGCCCGCCAGTTACTTGATCAGGTGGAACAGATCCAGAAGGAGCAGGATTACCAAAGG TATCGTGAAGAACGCTTCCGCCTGACCAGTGAGAGCACCAACCAGAGAGTCCTGTGGTGGTCCATTGCTCAGACTGTCATCCTCATTCTCACTGGCATCTGGCAGATGCGTCACCTCAAGAGCTTCTTTGAGGCCAAGAAGCTGGTGTAG
- the DDX56 gene encoding probable ATP-dependent RNA helicase DDX56 isoform X2 → MIQQLATYCARDIRVANVSAAEDSASQRALLMEKPDVVVGTPSRILNHLQQDSLKLRDSLELLVVDEADLLFSFGFEEELKSLLCHLPRIYQAFLMSATFNEDVQALKELVLHNPVTLKLQESQLPGPDQLQQFQVVCETEEDKFLLLYALLKLSLIRGKSLLFVNTLERSYRLRLFLEQFSIPTCVLNGELPLRSRCHIISQFNQGFYDCVIATDAEVLGAPVNGKRRGKGPKRDRASDPEAGVARGIDFHHVCAVLNFDLPPTPEAYIHRAGRTARANNPGIVLTFVLPPEQSHLGKIEELLSGENAAPVLLPYQFHMEEIEGFRYRCRDAMRSVTKQAIREARLKEIKEELLHSEKLKTYFEDNPRDLQLLRHDLPLHPAVVKPHLGHVPDYLVPPALRGFVHPHKKRKKPSSSKKAKKAKAQNPLRSFKHRREKRRSTVMPT, encoded by the exons ATGATTCAGCAGCTGGCTACCTACTGTGCTCGAGACATCCGGGTGGCCAATGTCTCGGCTGCTGAAGACTCAGCTTCTCAGAG AGCTTTGCTGATGGAGAAGCCGGATGTGGTGGTGGGGACACCATCTCGCATATTAAACCACTTGCAGCAAGACAGCTTGAAACTGCGAGACTCCCTGGAGCTGTTGGTGGTGGATGAGGCTgatcttcttttctcctttggcTTTGAGGAAGAACTCAAGAGTCTTCTCTG TCACTTACCTCGGATTTACCAGGCTTTTCTGATGTCAGCTACTTTTAATGAAGATGTACAAGCACTTAAGGAGTTGGTGCTACATAACCCG GTTACCCTCAAGTTACAGGAGTCCCAGCTGCCAGGGCCAGACCAGCTACAGCAGTTTCAGGTGGTCTGTGAGACTGaggaagataaatttctgttgctgtaTGCCCTGCTCAAGCTGTCGTTGATTcggggcaagtctctgctctttgTCAACACTCTAGAGCGGAGTTACCGGCTGCGCTTGTTCCTGGAGCAGTTCAGCATCCCCACCTGTGTGCTCAATGGAGAACTCCCACTGCGCTCCAG ATGCCACATCATCTCACAGTTCAACCAAGGATTCTACGACTGCGTCATAGCGACCGATGCTGAAGTCCTGGGGGCCCCAGTCAATGGCAAGCGTCGGGGCAAAGGGCCCAAGAGAGACAG AGCTTCTGATCCAGAAGCAGGTGTGGCCCGGGGCATAGACTTCCACCACGTCTGTGCCGTGCTCAACTTTgatctcccccccacccccgaggcctaCATCCATCGAGCTGGCAG GACAGCACGTGCCAACAACCCAGGCATAGTATTGACCTTCGTGCTACCCCCAGAGCAGTCCCACCTAGGCAAGATCGAGGAGCTTCTCAGTGGAG AGAACGCAGCCCCTGTCCTGCTCCCATACCAGTTCCACATGGAGGAGATCGAAGGCTTCCGCTACCGCTGCAGG GACGCCATGCGTTCGGTGACTAAACAGGCCATTCGAGAGGCGAGATTGAAGGAGATCAAGGAGGAGCTTCTGCACTCAGAGAAGCTCAAG ACGTACTTTGAAGACAACCCCAGGGACCTCCAGCTGCTGCGGCATGACCTGCCCTTGCACCCTGCCGTCGTGAAGCCTCACCTGGGCCACGTCCCCGACTACCTGG TTCCTCCTGCTCTTCGTGGCTTTGTCCACCCTCACAAGAAGCGGAAGAAGCCGTCCTCCTCTAAGAAGGCCAAG AAGGCGAAGGCCCAGAACCCACTACGCAGCTTCAAGCACAGAAGAGAGAAACGCAGATCCACAGTGATGCCCACCTGA